From one Halosimplex rubrum genomic stretch:
- a CDS encoding ArsR/SmtB family transcription factor, with the protein MSGLIDRIQDRTATSDERLRVLDVEGEETDDVLDALATDTRRAVYRALFERPRTASEIADAVDTSVQNVHYHVSNLEAAGLVEPVDSRYSEKGNEMTVYGPASDPLVIVGNSEMRPRVQRTLTDVVGGIGLLGVAALLVQWGAERVARPSIGGSGAGPASPNATVGEPGSLAWVVFDVVEPGVLFFFVCLAVAALAALALDR; encoded by the coding sequence ATGTCGGGACTCATCGACCGGATCCAGGACCGGACGGCGACGAGCGACGAGCGGCTGCGAGTCCTCGACGTCGAGGGCGAGGAGACCGACGACGTACTCGACGCGCTCGCGACGGACACGCGCCGGGCGGTGTACCGGGCGCTGTTCGAGCGCCCGCGGACCGCCTCGGAGATCGCCGACGCCGTCGACACGTCCGTCCAGAACGTCCACTACCACGTCTCGAACCTCGAAGCCGCCGGCCTGGTCGAGCCGGTCGACTCGCGGTACTCCGAGAAGGGCAACGAGATGACCGTCTACGGACCGGCGAGCGACCCGCTGGTGATCGTCGGGAACAGCGAGATGCGTCCGCGCGTCCAGCGGACGCTGACCGACGTGGTGGGCGGGATCGGCCTGCTCGGGGTCGCCGCCCTGCTCGTCCAGTGGGGGGCCGAACGGGTCGCCCGTCCCTCCATCGGCGGCTCGGGCGCCGGTCCCGCGAGCCCCAACGCGACCGTCGGCGAGCCCGGGTCGCTCGCCTGGGTCGTCTTCGACGTGGTCGAGCCCGGCGTCCTCTTCTTCTTCGTCTGCCTCGCGGTGGCCGCGCTCGCGGCCCTCGCGCTCGACCGGTAG
- a CDS encoding nucleotidyltransferase family protein: MTADRTVAGVLLAAGSSDRFGEPNKLLATLDGEPLVRHAARTITEAEVGPVAAVVDPESSGVRDALAGLDVTTVENPGAAAGQAASVRRGVAWARERADAVAFALGDMPRVDPETVDRLVGAYREGRGSALAAGYDGRRGNPVLFDGRHFDALAAVEGDTGGRAVFERADDAAVVETGDPGVHVDVDTVADLGRLRD; the protein is encoded by the coding sequence GTGACCGCCGACCGGACCGTCGCGGGCGTGCTGCTGGCCGCGGGCAGCAGCGACCGCTTCGGCGAGCCGAACAAACTGCTCGCGACGCTCGACGGTGAACCGCTGGTCCGCCACGCCGCGCGAACGATCACCGAGGCCGAGGTCGGTCCGGTCGCGGCGGTCGTCGACCCCGAGTCGTCGGGTGTCCGCGACGCACTCGCCGGCCTCGACGTCACCACCGTCGAGAATCCGGGCGCGGCCGCCGGCCAGGCCGCGTCCGTCCGCCGCGGCGTCGCGTGGGCGCGCGAGCGGGCCGACGCGGTCGCGTTCGCGCTCGGGGACATGCCGCGAGTCGACCCCGAAACCGTGGATCGACTCGTCGGGGCCTACCGCGAGGGCCGCGGGTCCGCGCTCGCCGCGGGCTACGACGGTCGACGCGGCAATCCCGTCCTCTTCGACGGGCGGCACTTCGACGCGCTCGCCGCCGTCGAGGGCGACACCGGCGGACGCGCGGTCTTCGAACGAGCCGACGACGCCGCGGTCGTCGAGACGGGTGACCCGGGCGTCCACGTCGACGTGGACACGGTCGCGGACCTGGGCCGGCTCCGGGACTGA